Within Candidatus Sulfotelmatobacter sp., the genomic segment CCGGATGCGGTGGCTTGGGATGGAACACGCCGATCACCACCAGGCCATCCTTCTGGTAGCGCGTGCGCAGCGCTTCGATCTCGGGCAGCGTCGCTTCGCAGTAGTGGCAGTCCACGTTCCACCAGCGCATCAGCACCACCTTGCCGCGCAGCTTCTCGAGCGAAAGCGGCGCACCCACCCAGCGGGTGAAGCTCCACGACGGGGCGGGCCTGCCGATCAGCTCGGCGCCCGAATCCGGATCGTCGGCCGGCATGCCGCAGGAGTTCGCCGGCGCGCTTCCGAACAGCAGGGCACCGGCGAGCAGCAGCGTGGAAATGCCCGTCCGGAACGGATTCATGACGCGCCAGACTAGCCCCTTCGCGCCACCGCCACCAGAGCCGCGAAGCGCTCGCCGGGCGGACTCGAAACTCGTGGGTGCGCAAGCCTCCGGAATCGGCTATAGCTTTCCGCTCTGCATCGGGGTGCGCTGCCCCGAAATCCGACGGGCACTCTTATCCAGGAGGTGTCTCGTGAAGCGCATCGTGCTGTGCGCACTTTTCATGGTGATCGCCGCC encodes:
- a CDS encoding redoxin domain-containing protein → MNPFRTGISTLLLAGALLFGSAPANSCGMPADDPDSGAELIGRPAPSWSFTRWVGAPLSLEKLRGKVVLMRWWNVDCHYCEATLPEIEALRTRYQKDGLVVIGVFHPKPPHPVKDADVKRAAEERGFHGPLAIDEQWTTLSRYWLAGHPERNWTSVSFLIDREGKICWVQGGGEYHHSTDPRHARCDLVASDLEARLARMFGRNSATTETSSVH